In Chitinophaga sp. H8, the sequence GGCGTAAGCGTAATGGATTTTGCCGGTAAAATAGCTATACTGATTTCCTGATCATACCCTGGTTTGATGATCAGAGATGTATCGGTATAGAGATCTTTACTTACCGTGATCATAGCGGAGGGGTAGCGTTCTTTATCTTTCAACCGTAGCCGGAAATACCCCTGTTCGTTGGTAAGTGTGGATATCAGCTGATGTTTTTCGTATACACTGGCGTTAGCAATACGTTGCCCGCTGCCCTTATCCACTACATAGCCATATATCGCGTATTGCTGGCCTACGGCATTGCGTTGCAGGATGATATAATTACCCGTTTCTTTATACTGGTAATTACCTTCCAGCAGCAGATCCAGTACCTGTTTTACCGTTTGGTTATTAGCAGAGATGCTGACCAGGCTATCCGCCTTGATAATATTATTGTTATAGGAAAAGTAAAAGCCTCCTTTCTGGCTGATGAGTTTCAGTACATCCGGCAATGGTTGCCGGTTTACCTCTATAGAAATAGGTTTGCCCAAAATGTGTTGGGCATAGCTGCAGTAGGAAGAAAATAAAATAAATGCTACAATAGGGAAGCATGCTTTTAGCAAGCCGGCTGTTAAACGCATAATGGAAGTTACGACAGTTATTTCAAAATTATTTGCTGACCATGGTGTTCTATCTGGATGTTGTAAGTTTCAAATGTTTTGCTGATCAGGTTTAATATGGTGTCCAATGATTCGTTATTGAAGGTGGTATTGATGGGTAATGCTTTCAATTTATCATTTGCAATAACAATATCTGCATTATAGGCTTCATTCAGAATTTCCACCAGCCTGGATAAGGGTGTCCCATTACAAACCAGTGTATTGGTGCGGTAGTAATTATACAGTTCATCTGTATTTTCTTGTTTTACCGGTGTTTGCTCATCTTTCAGGATAGTTGTTTTTTCATGCTGACGGAGTTGGATCGCATGATTTTTCCTGGCCACTTCCACGACACCGGTTTCTACAATTACTTCCGTTTTTTCTGCTGAGCTTTTCACATTAAAGGAGGTACCCAGTACCTTAATGGTTACATCATTAGTATGAATGATAAAGGGTTTGCTTTCATCGTGTGCGATATCAAAGAATGCTTCTCCTTCCAATGTGATGCTCCGGGTATTGCCGGTAAATTTTTTAGGGTAGGAAAAAGTAGCATGTTTATTTAAAGTAACGACAGAGCCATCGGGAAGTGTGTCTTTC encodes:
- a CDS encoding FecR domain-containing protein, with amino-acid sequence MKEHLQDMNDDLLVKHLIGEATSEENRQVAAWLAEDAANRHYYAHFKLIWEESLQLAAKSTVNENDAWVRMQQRLQHGPATSATVTPMYRRMAWLRMAAVILVIVGAAWLAWTMLSPATDASLYATIYSNDKVVKDTLPDGSVVTLNKHATFSYPKKFTGNTRSITLEGEAFFDIAHDESKPFIIHTNDVTIKVLGTSFNVKSSAEKTEVIVETGVVEVARKNHAIQLRQHEKTTILKDEQTPVKQENTDELYNYYRTNTLVCNGTPLSRLVEILNEAYNADIVIANDKLKALPINTTFNNESLDTILNLISKTFETYNIQIEHHGQQIILK